The following proteins are encoded in a genomic region of Prionailurus viverrinus isolate Anna chromosome E3, UM_Priviv_1.0, whole genome shotgun sequence:
- the NFATC2IP gene encoding NFATC2-interacting protein isoform X1 has product MAEPVRKRGRRSRGGGVGRGARGSRGGRGRRPRVPRSPGRPTLDSVFVDLVSDSDEDILEVATTRSAADSVEVPHPEPPVPAAPRDDSDSDSEGADAPPAGAPRAPVRRRRRLLLDPGEAPVVPVYSGKVKSSLHLIPDHLSLLKLCPPEAEEEADMADSSSPHAEDAPFPDSPWKKKLRSRDAEEKTKEVFLFQDTSPLSPPPPRTKSRKHTRALQKLREVNKRLQDLRSCLSPKQRQGQDHQNQEDEVVLVEGPTLPSSPRLFPLKIRCRADVIRLPMRMSEPLQSVVDHMATHLGVSPSRILLLFGETELSPTATPRTLKLGVADIIDCVVLASSPETSGMSRLLQLRVQGKEKHQMLEVSLSPDSPLKTLMSRYEEAMGLSGHKLSFFFDGTKLSGKELPADLGMESGDLIEVWG; this is encoded by the exons ATGGCGGAGCCGGTGAGGAAACGGGGCCGCCGATCCCGGGGCGGCGGTGTCGGCCGAGGGGCTCGCGGGTCCCGGGGCGGCCGGGGCCGGCGTCCTCGCGTCCCTCGGTCTCCAGGCCGGCCCACCCTGGACTCGGTGTTTGTGGACTTGGTCAGCGACAGCGACGAAGATATCCTGGAGGTCGCAACAACGCGCAGCGCTGCGGACTCGGTCGAAGTCCCTCACCCGGAGCCCCCAGTGCCGGCTGCCCCCCGGGACGACAGCGACAGTGACAGCGAAGGGGCGGACGCACCGCCCGCCGGAGCCCCGCGGGCCCCGGtcaggcggcggcggcggctgctgctggATCCGGGGGAGGCACCGGTTGTTCCGGTGTACTCCGGGAAG GTGAAAAGCAGCCTTCATCTCATCCCAGATCACCTGTCCCTCCTGAAACTCTGTCCTCCAGAAGCTGAGGAAG aggcCGATATGGCAGATTCTAGCAGTCCGCATGCTGAAGATGCCCCGTTTCCAGATTCGCCCTGGAAGAAGAAGCTGAGGAGTAGAGATGCAGAAGAGAAGACCAAGGAGGTGTTTCT GTTTCAAGACACCTCTCCTTTGTCTCCGCCTCCTCCGAGAACCAAAAGCAGGAAGCATACTCGGGCACTCCAGAAGTTAAG GGAGGTGAACAAACGCCTGCAAGATCTCCGTTCCTGCCTGAGTCCCAAGCAGCGCCAGGGCCAAGATCACCAGAACCAAGAGGATGAGGTGGTCCTAGTGGAGGGTCCCACCCTTCCATCGAGCCCCCGGCTCTTCCCACTGAAAATCAGGTGCCGGGCTGATGTGATCAGGTTGCCCATGAGGATG TCGGAGCCCCTACAGAGTGTGGTGGACCACATGGCCACCCATCTCGGGGTGTCCCCAAGCAGGATCCTTTTGCTCTTCGGAGAGACAGAGCTGTCCCCTACTGCCACTCCCAGGACCCTAAAGCTTGGAGTGGCTGACATCATTG ACTGCGTGGTGCTAGCAAGTTCTCCGGAGACCTCAGGGATGTCCCGCCTGCTCCAGCTGCGGGTGCAGGGCAAGGAGAAACACCAGATGCTGGAAGTCTCGCTGTCTCCG GATTCTCCTCTCAAGACCCTCATGTCCCGCTACGAGGAGGCCATGGGACTCTCAGGCCACAAGCTCTCCTTCTTCTTTGATGGGACAAAGCTTTCAGGCAAGGAGCTGCCCGCTGATCTGGGCATGGAATCTGGGGACCTCATCGAGGTCTGGGGCTGA
- the NFATC2IP gene encoding NFATC2-interacting protein isoform X2, with the protein MAEPVKSSLHLIPDHLSLLKLCPPEAEEEADMADSSSPHAEDAPFPDSPWKKKLRSRDAEEKTKEVFLFQDTSPLSPPPPRTKSRKHTRALQKLREVNKRLQDLRSCLSPKQRQGQDHQNQEDEVVLVEGPTLPSSPRLFPLKIRCRADVIRLPMRMSEPLQSVVDHMATHLGVSPSRILLLFGETELSPTATPRTLKLGVADIIDCVVLASSPETSGMSRLLQLRVQGKEKHQMLEVSLSPDSPLKTLMSRYEEAMGLSGHKLSFFFDGTKLSGKELPADLGMESGDLIEVWG; encoded by the exons ATGGCGGAGCCG GTGAAAAGCAGCCTTCATCTCATCCCAGATCACCTGTCCCTCCTGAAACTCTGTCCTCCAGAAGCTGAGGAAG aggcCGATATGGCAGATTCTAGCAGTCCGCATGCTGAAGATGCCCCGTTTCCAGATTCGCCCTGGAAGAAGAAGCTGAGGAGTAGAGATGCAGAAGAGAAGACCAAGGAGGTGTTTCT GTTTCAAGACACCTCTCCTTTGTCTCCGCCTCCTCCGAGAACCAAAAGCAGGAAGCATACTCGGGCACTCCAGAAGTTAAG GGAGGTGAACAAACGCCTGCAAGATCTCCGTTCCTGCCTGAGTCCCAAGCAGCGCCAGGGCCAAGATCACCAGAACCAAGAGGATGAGGTGGTCCTAGTGGAGGGTCCCACCCTTCCATCGAGCCCCCGGCTCTTCCCACTGAAAATCAGGTGCCGGGCTGATGTGATCAGGTTGCCCATGAGGATG TCGGAGCCCCTACAGAGTGTGGTGGACCACATGGCCACCCATCTCGGGGTGTCCCCAAGCAGGATCCTTTTGCTCTTCGGAGAGACAGAGCTGTCCCCTACTGCCACTCCCAGGACCCTAAAGCTTGGAGTGGCTGACATCATTG ACTGCGTGGTGCTAGCAAGTTCTCCGGAGACCTCAGGGATGTCCCGCCTGCTCCAGCTGCGGGTGCAGGGCAAGGAGAAACACCAGATGCTGGAAGTCTCGCTGTCTCCG GATTCTCCTCTCAAGACCCTCATGTCCCGCTACGAGGAGGCCATGGGACTCTCAGGCCACAAGCTCTCCTTCTTCTTTGATGGGACAAAGCTTTCAGGCAAGGAGCTGCCCGCTGATCTGGGCATGGAATCTGGGGACCTCATCGAGGTCTGGGGCTGA